From the genome of Turicibacter faecis, one region includes:
- the purK gene encoding 5-(carboxyamino)imidazole ribonucleotide synthase, protein MSRVILPGATIGIIGGGQLGRMMAISAKQMGYKIAVLEPSKNGPLAQIADYEINAPYDCEEALIELLNLSDVVTYEFENIDGSQIKRVEARGYLPQGERPLMLTQQRYIEKKAINKCGFQTAPYEKVEGVDELKQAVLNIGYPCILKTVSGGYDGKGQWTLKSDLDLENVQSVVATQPCILEGFVPFTKEISVIVTRGTNKQVEVFPIVENIHHNHILHLSVVPARIDKRQQLQAEEIGKTLIEKLDFVGTLAIEMFVVGDELIINELAPRPHNSGHYTIDACNVSQFEQHIRAICGLPLIKPQLIKSATMLNLLGQHVDYALEMWKKPEFSEAKLHLYGKAEAKRNRKMGHLTFVNPCEATVLEQVNQFLNNFPK, encoded by the coding sequence GTGAGTAGAGTGATTTTACCCGGTGCTACTATTGGGATTATTGGTGGCGGGCAACTTGGACGAATGATGGCAATATCGGCAAAACAAATGGGATATAAAATAGCGGTGTTGGAGCCTTCAAAAAATGGCCCCCTCGCTCAAATCGCTGATTATGAAATCAATGCCCCTTATGATTGTGAAGAGGCTTTAATAGAGTTATTAAATTTAAGTGATGTTGTCACGTATGAGTTTGAAAATATTGATGGAAGTCAAATTAAAAGGGTAGAAGCTAGAGGGTATTTACCTCAGGGAGAGCGTCCTTTAATGTTGACCCAACAAAGGTATATCGAAAAAAAAGCAATTAATAAGTGTGGGTTTCAAACGGCCCCTTATGAAAAAGTAGAAGGAGTCGATGAATTAAAGCAGGCAGTGTTAAATATTGGTTACCCATGTATTCTTAAAACAGTAAGTGGAGGTTATGATGGAAAAGGCCAATGGACATTAAAGTCTGATTTAGATTTAGAAAATGTCCAATCCGTTGTAGCGACTCAACCTTGTATTTTAGAAGGTTTTGTTCCATTTACAAAAGAAATTTCAGTTATTGTGACGCGGGGAACGAACAAACAAGTTGAGGTTTTTCCGATTGTTGAAAATATTCATCACAATCATATTTTGCACTTAAGTGTTGTGCCTGCCCGAATAGATAAACGTCAACAATTACAAGCAGAGGAAATTGGAAAAACATTAATTGAGAAATTAGACTTTGTGGGAACACTTGCGATTGAGATGTTTGTTGTAGGAGATGAGCTTATTATTAATGAGTTAGCTCCACGCCCTCATAATTCAGGTCATTATACGATTGATGCGTGTAATGTTTCTCAATTTGAACAACATATTCGTGCCATTTGTGGATTGCCTTTGATCAAACCACAATTAATTAAATCTGCGACGATGTTAAATCTTCTAGGCCAACATGTAGATTATGCGTTAGAGATGTGGAAAAAGCCCGAGTTTTCAGAGGCTAAACTTCATCTTTATGGAAAAGCAGAAGCAAAAAGAAATCGTAAAATGGGGCACCTCACGTTTGTTAATCCGTGTGAAGCAACAGTATTAGAACAGGTTAATCAATTTTTAAATAATTTTCCCAAGTAA
- the purE gene encoding 5-(carboxyamino)imidazole ribonucleotide mutase, which produces MERIYEISSKPLVGIIMGSKSDLETMQESMKVLDELQISYEAHVVSAHRTPDKMFEYAELARERGIKVIIAGAGGAAHLPGMVAAKTTLPVIGVPVQSRTLNGIDSLLSIVQMPGGIPVATVAIGKAGAKNAGLLAASILSTSNATITKKLDEYREEMTESVLKESDLGE; this is translated from the coding sequence ATGGAGAGAATTTATGAAATTTCAAGTAAACCATTAGTTGGAATTATCATGGGTAGTAAATCCGATTTAGAAACGATGCAAGAGTCGATGAAAGTATTGGACGAATTGCAAATTTCATATGAGGCACACGTTGTATCCGCTCATCGTACGCCAGATAAAATGTTCGAATATGCTGAACTTGCGCGAGAAAGAGGGATTAAGGTGATTATTGCTGGAGCAGGAGGAGCTGCTCACTTACCTGGAATGGTTGCAGCTAAAACGACACTTCCTGTTATCGGTGTTCCTGTTCAGTCTAGAACGTTAAATGGGATAGATTCGCTTCTTTCAATCGTTCAAATGCCTGGAGGAATTCCAGTTGCCACTGTTGCAATCGGTAAAGCAGGTGCGAAAAATGCGGGATTGCTTGCAGCTTCTATTTTGAGTACAAGTAACGCTACGATTACAAAAAAGCTAGATGAATATCGTGAAGAAATGACGGAATCTGTGTTAAAGGAAAGTGATCTAGGTGAGTAG